The proteins below are encoded in one region of Doryrhamphus excisus isolate RoL2022-K1 chromosome 4, RoL_Dexc_1.0, whole genome shotgun sequence:
- the LOC131128559 gene encoding uncharacterized protein LOC131128559, whose protein sequence is MLYKWLSTLHLSFSSQCGVGIKHINMFYHFCLSVLALFSLTAASDPGCLDLLEPVEDINLVSGKWILHVITSDNEGYMNVLKAVSSSWIDLSPVPNSHDFTMKWANRINGTCFIQSTTSTSSSCASEGFILNFYGQEHKGRFLKMCPDCLFWFDNNMERTNDGELVKKTNIFLLTKSGRLDDAHLEVFKKKATCLNLSEDLHFGDLTDQCPE, encoded by the exons ATGTTATATAAATGGTTGTCTACCTTGCATCTATCTTTCAGCTCTCAGTGTGGTGTTGGCATCAAACACATCAACATGTTTTATCACTTTTGTTTAAGTGTGTTGGCTCTCTTTTCTCTGACTGCTGCATCTGATCCCGGCTGCCTAGATCTCCTAGAACCTGTGGAGGACATCAATCTG GTATCTGGAAAATGGATACTTCATGTTATAACATCAGACAATGAAGGTTACATGAACGTCCTTAAAGCAGTCAGCAGCTCCTGGATTGACCTTTCACCTGTCCCCAATAGTCATGACTTCACCATGAAATGGGCAAACAGAAT TAATGGGACATGCTTTATTCAAAGTACTACTTCCACTTCAAGTAGCTGTGCCAGTGAAGGAT TTATCCTTAACTTCTACGGTCAAGAACACAAGGGGAGATTTCTGAAGATGTGTCCTGACTGTCTCTTCTGGTTCGACAACAACATGGAGAGGACCAATGACGGGGAACtggtaaaaaagacaaatatcttCTTGTTAA CAAAGTCTGGAAGATTAGATGATGCTCACCTCGAGGTTTTCAAGAAGAAGGCCACGTGCCTCAACTTAAGTGAAGATCTTCATTTTGGAGACCTCACAG ATCAGTGTCCAGAATAG